The Clostridia bacterium DNA window CGATACAGTCGCTTACAAGGACGCGACTGGATCTTGGAAGCCTGTCCACCCTGTCTTGCGTAAGATCCCGTCAGGCTGGGAGTTAACAGGCACAGGGGTGCAGGTTCTGGTCCGTCCTAGTGGCAACGCAACCATCCTGGGTCAGTACTACGTTGACCCCGACACGGGTGTTCAGGACTGGCTGGAGCTTGATTTTCCAAAAGTAGATTACAAGGCTGGGATGCAGTTCTCCTACACGCATGGTTCGCTCCCGTGGACCTTGCTGGTGGAGGAGCGTGGGTACACCTTTGAGAGTGGGCCGATCTCCACTCGCGGCAACCGCACGTTCAGCTATTCCTACGAGAGCAGCCGCCCGCTAACGGTCGATGCCGACGGTGGGGTGACCAGCCCCGCACCGCTACGGATCAGCCGTGCGGTGATGGTGGGCGCGGACGGCGTACGCTACCCCTGTGGAGCCTGGGTGGTAGACTCTACGGCGTTGTCGTCTACCTGCTCCGATGCGGCCCTACCCGACGCCGCAATGCCGTACCACATCGACCCGTCTACTACGGTCACAGTGTACAAGTCCTCGCAAGGCACGATGTCTGGGGTAAAAGATTCCCTGACGAGCTTGCGCTGGTCGTCTCTTACCAACATGTCGGCGGTATCGGCTGTCACCCAGACTAACGAGGAAGGTTTCCCGGTTGCGTGGAGGCAGGAACAGCCCGTGATCCGGTTTGCAACTCCTTATCCTGCTGGGTCCGTGACATCAGCGTCCTTAACGCTAGTCAGAGACACCACCTTTACCAATATATCGGGCTGTAGCCTTCGTGGAGGCTACGTCGATGACAGAGCCTTCTCTGACGCCAACCTCCCGTATTTCTGGTACACCAACAGCAATCCCATCGGAACGAACCAAGCCTTCTACGTTGGTGATTTGTACGGTGCCTATGACTACGGCGCGATTACAAGTAAAACGTTTACTATGGAGCATTTGGGACTGTTTGGTACGAGTGTTACCACTATTAGGATGTATCTCTCCTGTTACGACTTTTGGGGTGACCCTTATTATCACGCTTTTGGTATCTGGGGGAGCACCTCCATGTCGGTGACGTATTACGCCAACACTGCTCCAGCCACGGTGAGTGTCTCAGGCGTCCCCGCCAATGTCCCTTACGGCACTTCGTTCAACCTTGCAGCCACGGTGCGCGATGCTGACGGACGCGCAACGATTAACTACTGGCACCTCTTAATGAACTACGGAGTAGACGGGAGCTATGCCTGTTACTTCCTGTTCAACCACCGGGCCAATACCATCCAGTTAAATAGTGACGCTGGTGGTAACTGGGGAACTGCTTACACGATGGGCAGCGCCAACACTCTCGCTAACAGCCAGTGCCAAGTGGACGTAGCCAATAGCAACTTCACATATCCGAACAGTACCGACGTGACGGCGAACCTACGACTGATGTTTCGGTCGAACGCGATCACGCGGAACCCGATTAAGGCCTATCTGTGGGCGCAAGACCTAAACGGCGCGATCGCGAACTGGAGCGGGCCACACGCGACCACTACTGTTGTGGCGCCCCTGACCATCAGCACGACCGCACTCCCGGGAGGAATTGTAGGGTCTTCGTACTCGCAAACGCTCGTCACGACGGGAGGCATTCCGGGGTATCTCTGGAGCATTGCCAGCGGGTCATTACCGAGCGGTATATCCCTTGGCTCGAATGGTACGATCAGCGGCACGCCGACGGCGGCAGGTACGGCGAGCTTCACCGTCCGGGCCACCGATTCAATGACGCCGACGCCGCAGACCGCAACTCAGACCCTCACGATCAGCGTCGTTTCGGCCCTGAGCATCACCACGTCCGCGCTGTCGGGGGGAGTTGCAGGAACGGCATACTCGCAAACGCTAAACGCGACAGGCGGTACTCCCGGGTATACCTGGAGCCTCGCCAGCGGGTCATTGCCAAGTGGTCTATCCCTCGCCGCGAATGGGACGATCAGCGGCACACCGACCGGATCGGGGACCTGGAACTTCACCGTTCTGGCAACCGACGCTACATCACCCACTCCCCAGACGACAACCAAGGCGCTCGCGATCACCATCGTTCCAGCGCTGAGCATCTCGACCGCCTCACTGCCAAATGGGCAGGTTTCGGGTGCGTACTCTCAGGCGCTGTCTGCCAGCGGCGGTACGGCTCCCTATAATTGGGCGATTATCGGGGGTGCTCTTCCAGCGGGGCTGACCTTGAATGCAGACAACGGCGCGATCACCGGGACACCCACAACAGCGGGAACCTCCAGCGTGACATTCCGGGCAACGGATTCGACTTCGCCAACTGCGCAGATAGCTGACAGGGGCCTCTCGATCACAATCGCCCCGCCTCCACCGCCACCGGCCGCCTCGCTTTCGGGGCCAGGAAACGGAATGACGGGGCAGGCTCTTGTGCCCACGCTGGTTTGGACGCCGGTAGCGGGAGCAACGGCATACGACGTGTACCTGGGAGCTAACAATCCGCCGGCGTTGGCGGCCAGCAATGTGGGAGGGACGAGTTACATCCCGGGTGCTGCGCTCGCCACCAGCACACTTTACTTCTGGAAGATCGTTGCCAAGAACAGCGGCGGCTCCTCACCCGACTCAGCTATCTGGTCCTTTACCACGGTGCCCCCTCCGCCGCCAGCCGTGTCGCTTGCGATGCCTGCGAACGGGGCCACGGCCCAAGCACTCTCGCCCACTCTGGAATGGTCGGGCGTTGCGGAAGCGACGGCGTATGACGTGTACCTCGGCACCAGC harbors:
- a CDS encoding putative Ig domain-containing protein; translation: MRHLIILACMATAMFAQRGLIGLDRAPAEKVAEHIGTALNSLAQHPGAVEAPERHSRGRVEYDLPLDESGRRQNFAILGDTVAYKDATGSWKPVHPVLRKIPSGWELTGTGVQVLVRPSGNATILGQYYVDPDTGVQDWLELDFPKVDYKAGMQFSYTHGSLPWTLLVEERGYTFESGPISTRGNRTFSYSYESSRPLTVDADGGVTSPAPLRISRAVMVGADGVRYPCGAWVVDSTALSSTCSDAALPDAAMPYHIDPSTTVTVYKSSQGTMSGVKDSLTSLRWSSLTNMSAVSAVTQTNEEGFPVAWRQEQPVIRFATPYPAGSVTSASLTLVRDTTFTNISGCSLRGGYVDDRAFSDANLPYFWYTNSNPIGTNQAFYVGDLYGAYDYGAITSKTFTMEHLGLFGTSVTTIRMYLSCYDFWGDPYYHAFGIWGSTSMSVTYYANTAPATVSVSGVPANVPYGTSFNLAATVRDADGRATINYWHLLMNYGVDGSYACYFLFNHRANTIQLNSDAGGNWGTAYTMGSANTLANSQCQVDVANSNFTYPNSTDVTANLRLMFRSNAITRNPIKAYLWAQDLNGAIANWSGPHATTTVVAPLTISTTALPGGIVGSSYSQTLVTTGGIPGYLWSIASGSLPSGISLGSNGTISGTPTAAGTASFTVRATDSMTPTPQTATQTLTISVVSALSITTSALSGGVAGTAYSQTLNATGGTPGYTWSLASGSLPSGLSLAANGTISGTPTGSGTWNFTVLATDATSPTPQTTTKALAITIVPALSISTASLPNGQVSGAYSQALSASGGTAPYNWAIIGGALPAGLTLNADNGAITGTPTTAGTSSVTFRATDSTSPTAQIADRGLSITIAPPPPPPAASLSGPGNGMTGQALVPTLVWTPVAGATAYDVYLGANNPPALAASNVGGTSYIPGAALATSTLYFWKIVAKNSGGSSPDSAIWSFTTVPPPPPAVSLAMPANGATAQALSPTLEWSGVAEATAYDVYLGTSNPPALAAANVVGTSYTPSPALGTSVVYYWKVVAKNSGGSSPDSATWSFTTVPPAPAAVSLSAPANGATAQPVSPTLTWATAAGATSYDMYLGSSNPPALVASNISGTSYTPGTALSQETLYYWKVVAKNPGGASPDSASWSFTTVPPPPSAVSLAAPADGATHQILAPALTWSATTGATAYDVYLGTSNPPSLAASNLGGTTYTSPTLNAGTAYFWKIVAKNAGGTAPDSAIWSFTTGTPPPAVTLSVPTNSATDQALSPTLTWMPATGATSYDVYLGASNPPALLASNVAGNSYVPGSALTPGTAYSWKIVARNSDGASPDSAVWSFSTVPAPPPAV